A section of the Humulus lupulus chromosome 2, drHumLupu1.1, whole genome shotgun sequence genome encodes:
- the LOC133817875 gene encoding protein LONGIFOLIA 1-like isoform X1, whose protein sequence is MSTKLIYSLSDENPDLQKQIGCMNGFFQLFDRHRYLASGRVNSHSQKGLPPPGQNDNQAVEPDVRLEKASEKNAKKKVVKEKQRNSTESPRVSVSSSCSSTFSSVEYKTSQQEPSPSSQATFVETPPRNQPAKQLVGSTQLSRKSLDLRDVVKDSMHREARGLLVKTTTKEAAFHTLKYIDSPRPSEPAKSVKPKISGLNESFRVFGRRSTEGPRNSHEGRDDRVLSRPKDLRRLSYDGKELQDTLKSTAKFKELPRLSLDSRQSSIRGSNSEAKSAYLLNDLRMEKRNCVESTAVLQEPGSSKRASSVIAKLMGLVEPMPTTDDLSSRHNTLETEKSDPLSKSSGATNINRHDHFSGSPKNFQKDPTSQMKNGGSVAKITANQKIPMETAPWRQPHGNKGSQPPAFKCYETPTKVPTTPLTVYGEIEKRLADLEFKKSGKDLRALKQILEAMQKTKDTLDNKKDKKFMSGASDNGSDHSSNLGSSQRNLQSNTSTSPTAKGFRAPKHYNSPIVVIKPTKLLGKNTPPACNISSIDNLHDSSNPRTRNSAENRNVSVEKRVTKHLNPRNTQVTDAFNRHHSSQDKNNTKTTRSAQNSKMTHSDSEENSASSGTMSPRLQQRRFGLDKQSAPASPDSSRTRRQLSRQPIECSSPGRKCRPKPSNMQRDNNQLCGTRTYSRDLCYQDNSISLQSESSISLASDVDNEVTSIMRADKISSIYCERNGLKPKNPTVGFTVNRTMTETGKATSEQPSPVSVLDAFYRDESPSPVKKKSNAFKGEEYDETPCPNEVDWELMDIYQPSNGRKSNLSSEVDYKTLAYIWAQTTQEMNCTDLEQIIANNAVICDSTNPDHIYISDILSASNLFRKFESDWMDIQFYSSYQLINPNMFFALEQLTARTQLSHNEHRNEKSQLQKNDKKVNRKLVFDVVNEILVNKFVETNLFMQWLSPDKVKWKRPNGQQLLKDLCSEIDQLQGNSSSSSLDENGLGSIICEDMTQWPMNLSDYGREIPAVVLDVERLIFKDLINEVLSDKAAIMPCRSGGHCRQLFPK, encoded by the exons ATGTCTACAAAGCTCATATATTCGTTATCAGATGAAAACCCAGATCTGCAAAAGCAAATTGGGTGCATGAATGGATTTTTTCAACTCTTTGACCGTCACCGCTACCTTGCCTCCGGACGCGTCAATAGCCATAGCCAGAAAGGACTGCCTCCGCCAG GCCAAAATGACAACCAAGCAGTAGAACCCGACGTTAGATTGGAAAAGGCTTCA GAAAAGAATGCAAAGAAGAAGGTAGTTAAAGAGAAACAACGAAACTCCACGGAATCACCAAGAGTTTCAGTTTCTTCCTCTTGTTCGTCTACCTTCTCATCTGTTGAATATAAAACATCTCAACAAGAACCATCTCCATCAAGCCAAGCAACTTTCGTTGAAACCCCACCGCGCAATCAGCCTGCAAAACAGCTCGTTGGTTCTACGCAGTTAAGCCGGAAATCTCTCGATCTCCGAGATGTTGTTAAAGACTCCATGCACAGAGAAGCTCGCGGCTTACTGGTGAAAACCACAACTAAAGAAGCAGCTTTTCATACTTTGAAATACATAGACTCCCCCAGACCTTCAGAACCAGCCAAATCTGTCAAACCAAAAATTTCTGGTTTGAATGAGTCGTTTCGAGTTTTTGGTAGGCGGAGTACTGAAGGGCCTAGGAATTCCCACGAAGGGAGGGACGATCGTGTTCTTTCCCGGCCAAAGGATTTACGAAGGCTCTCTTACGATGGAAAAGAGCTGCAAGACACACTCAAATCCACAGCAAAGTTCAAAGAACTTCCCAGGCTGTCACTTGACAGTAGACAAAGCAGCATAAGGGGTTCGAACTCTGAAGCAAAATCAGCTTATCTCTTGAATGATCTACGAATGGAGAAAAGGAATTGTGTCGAATCGACTGCCGTGCTGCAAGAGCCAGGGAGTTCAAAACGAGCATCTAGTGTTATAGCAAAGTTGATGGGATTGGTAGAGCCAATGCCAACCACTGATGACCTCTCTTCAAGGCACAATACGTTGGAAACTGAAAAAAGTGATCCCTTGTCAAAATCATCAGGAGCGACCAACATAAACAGGCACGATCATTTTTCTGGATCCCCAAAGAATTTTCAGAAGGACCCAACCTCCCAGATGAAAAATGGTGGTTCGGTAGCAAAGATCACTGCAAACCAGAAAATTCCAATGGAAACAGCTCCATGGAGGCAACCgcatgggaacaagggttctcaaCCTCCAGCTTTCAAGTGTTACGAAACACCCACAAAGGTCCCAACCACACCACTGACGGTTTATGGTGAAATTGAGAAAAGGTTGGCAGATCTTGAGTTCAAAAAGTCTGGAAAAGATCTCAGAGCTCTTAAACAGATACTTGAAGCAATGCAGAAGACCAAAGACACCTTGGACAATAAGAAAGATAAAAAATTTATGTCTGGAGCAAGCGACAATGGAAGCGATCACAGCTCAAACTTGGGCAGTAGTCAGAGAAACCTACAAAGTAATACCTCAACTTCTCCCACGGCCAAAGGGTTTAGAGCTCCAAAACATTACAACTCCCCAATTGTCGTCATAAAACCAACTAAACTTCTTGGAAAAAACACCCCTCCAGCCTGCAACATCAGTTCAATTGACAACTTGCATGACTCGAGCAACCCTCGTACCAGAAACTCTGCAGAAAACAGAAACGTATCTGTTGAGAAGCGAGTGACGAAACATTTAAATCCAAGGAACACACAAGTTACAGATGCCTTCAATCGACACCATTCTTCTCAAgataaaaataatacgaaaacaACAAGATCTGCACAGAATTCAAAGATGACTCATAGTGACAGCGAAGAAAACAGTGCAAGCTCAGGAACCATGAGCCCTAGATTGCAACAAAGGAGGTTTGGGTTGGACAAACAGTCTGCTCCAGCAAGCCCTGATTCAAGCAGGACAAGAAGGCAATTGAGCAGGCAACCAATTGAATGCAGTAGCCCAGGTAGAAAATGCAGACCAAAGCCTTCCAATATGCAGCGAGATAACAATCAATTATGTGGCACCAGGACCTACAGCAGAGACTTGTGCTACCAAGACAACAGCATCTCTCTTCAATCTGAAAGTAGTATCAGCTTGGCCTCAGATGTAGACAATGAAGTCACGAGCATCATGCGAGCTGATAAGATAAGCAGCATCTACTGCGAGCGCAATGGCCTAAAACCAAAA AACCCAACTGTTGGGTTCACTGTAAACAGGACAATGACAGAAACTGGGAAAGCTACCTCAGAACAACCAAGCCCTGTCTCTGTTCTTGATGCATTCTACAGAGATGAGTCGCCATCCCCAGTGAAGAAGAAGTCAAATGCCTTTAAAGGTGAAGAAT ATGATGAGACACCATGCCCTAATGAAGTGGATTGGGAGCTGatggatatatatcagccatccAACGGCAGAAAATCTAATCTCAGCTCGGAAGTTGATTATAAAACACTAGCATACATCTGGGCTCAAACTACACAGGAGATGAACTGCACTGACCTGGAGCAAATCATTGCCAATAATGCAGTTATCTGTGATAGCACGAATCCAGACCACATATACATTTCTGATATATTGTCAGCGTCAAATCTCTTCAGAAAATTTGAGTCAGACTGGATGGACATTCAATTCTACTCATCATACCAACTGATCAACCCCAACATGTTCTTTGCATTGGAACAACTCACGGCTAGAACACAGCTTTCACACAATGAACACAGAAATGAAAAGAGTCAACTGCAGAAAAATGATAAAAAAGTTAACAGAAAACTAGTATTTGATGTTGTCAATGAGATTCTAGTTAACAAATTTGTGGAGACAAATTTATTTATGCAGTGGCTTTCACCAGACAAAGTGAAATGGAAAAGGCCAAATGGGCAGCAACTTCTTAAGGACTTGTGCTCGGAGATTGACCAGCTTCAGGGCAACAGCTCAAGCAGTAGTCTGGATGAAAATGGCTTGGGAAGCATCATATGTGAAGATATGACGCAATGGCCTATGAATTTGTCAGACTATGGCAGAGAAATACCAGCGGTGGTGTTGGATGTAGAGAGGTTGATcttcaaggatttgatcaatgaagTTCTGAGTGACAAAGCAGCAATTATGCCATGCCGATCTGGTGGACATTGCAGGCAACTGTTTCCCAAGTAG
- the LOC133817875 gene encoding protein LONGIFOLIA 1-like isoform X2 — MSTKLIYSLSDENPDLQKQIGCMNGFFQLFDRHRYLASGRVNSHSQKGLPPPGQNDNQAVEPDVRLEKASEKNAKKKVVKEKQRNSTESPRVSVSSSCSSTFSSVEYKTSQQEPSPSSQATFVETPPRNQPAKQLVGSTQLSRKSLDLRDVVKDSMHREARGLLVKTTTKEAAFHTLKYIDSPRPSEPAKSVKPKISGLNESFRVFGRRSTEGPRNSHEGRDDRVLSRPKDLRRLSYDGKELQDTLKSTAKFKELPRLSLDSRQSSIRGSNSEAKSAYLLNDLRMEKRNCVESTAVLQEPGSSKRASSVIAKLMGLVEPMPTTDDLSSRHNTLETEKSDPLSKSSGATNINRHDHFSGSPKNFQKDPTSQMKNGGSVAKITANQKIPMETAPWRQPHGNKGSQPPAFKCYETPTKVPTTPLTVYGEIEKRLADLEFKKSGKDLRALKQILEAMQKTKDTLDNKKDKKFMSGASDNGSDHSSNLGSSQRNLQSNTSTSPTAKGFRAPKHYNSPIVVIKPTKLLGKNTPPACNISSIDNLHDSSNPRTRNSAENRNVSVEKRVTKHLNPRNTQVTDAFNRHHSSQDKNNTKTTRSAQNSKMTHSDSEENSASSGTMSPRLQQRRFGLDKQSAPASPDSSRTRRQLSRQPIECSSPGRKCRPKPSNMQRDNNQLCGTRTYSRDLCYQDNSISLQSESSISLASDVDNEVTSIMRADKISSIYCERNGLKPKNPTVGFTVNRTMTETGKATSEQPSPVSVLDAFYRDESPSPVKKKSNAFKDDETPCPNEVDWELMDIYQPSNGRKSNLSSEVDYKTLAYIWAQTTQEMNCTDLEQIIANNAVICDSTNPDHIYISDILSASNLFRKFESDWMDIQFYSSYQLINPNMFFALEQLTARTQLSHNEHRNEKSQLQKNDKKVNRKLVFDVVNEILVNKFVETNLFMQWLSPDKVKWKRPNGQQLLKDLCSEIDQLQGNSSSSSLDENGLGSIICEDMTQWPMNLSDYGREIPAVVLDVERLIFKDLINEVLSDKAAIMPCRSGGHCRQLFPK; from the exons ATGTCTACAAAGCTCATATATTCGTTATCAGATGAAAACCCAGATCTGCAAAAGCAAATTGGGTGCATGAATGGATTTTTTCAACTCTTTGACCGTCACCGCTACCTTGCCTCCGGACGCGTCAATAGCCATAGCCAGAAAGGACTGCCTCCGCCAG GCCAAAATGACAACCAAGCAGTAGAACCCGACGTTAGATTGGAAAAGGCTTCA GAAAAGAATGCAAAGAAGAAGGTAGTTAAAGAGAAACAACGAAACTCCACGGAATCACCAAGAGTTTCAGTTTCTTCCTCTTGTTCGTCTACCTTCTCATCTGTTGAATATAAAACATCTCAACAAGAACCATCTCCATCAAGCCAAGCAACTTTCGTTGAAACCCCACCGCGCAATCAGCCTGCAAAACAGCTCGTTGGTTCTACGCAGTTAAGCCGGAAATCTCTCGATCTCCGAGATGTTGTTAAAGACTCCATGCACAGAGAAGCTCGCGGCTTACTGGTGAAAACCACAACTAAAGAAGCAGCTTTTCATACTTTGAAATACATAGACTCCCCCAGACCTTCAGAACCAGCCAAATCTGTCAAACCAAAAATTTCTGGTTTGAATGAGTCGTTTCGAGTTTTTGGTAGGCGGAGTACTGAAGGGCCTAGGAATTCCCACGAAGGGAGGGACGATCGTGTTCTTTCCCGGCCAAAGGATTTACGAAGGCTCTCTTACGATGGAAAAGAGCTGCAAGACACACTCAAATCCACAGCAAAGTTCAAAGAACTTCCCAGGCTGTCACTTGACAGTAGACAAAGCAGCATAAGGGGTTCGAACTCTGAAGCAAAATCAGCTTATCTCTTGAATGATCTACGAATGGAGAAAAGGAATTGTGTCGAATCGACTGCCGTGCTGCAAGAGCCAGGGAGTTCAAAACGAGCATCTAGTGTTATAGCAAAGTTGATGGGATTGGTAGAGCCAATGCCAACCACTGATGACCTCTCTTCAAGGCACAATACGTTGGAAACTGAAAAAAGTGATCCCTTGTCAAAATCATCAGGAGCGACCAACATAAACAGGCACGATCATTTTTCTGGATCCCCAAAGAATTTTCAGAAGGACCCAACCTCCCAGATGAAAAATGGTGGTTCGGTAGCAAAGATCACTGCAAACCAGAAAATTCCAATGGAAACAGCTCCATGGAGGCAACCgcatgggaacaagggttctcaaCCTCCAGCTTTCAAGTGTTACGAAACACCCACAAAGGTCCCAACCACACCACTGACGGTTTATGGTGAAATTGAGAAAAGGTTGGCAGATCTTGAGTTCAAAAAGTCTGGAAAAGATCTCAGAGCTCTTAAACAGATACTTGAAGCAATGCAGAAGACCAAAGACACCTTGGACAATAAGAAAGATAAAAAATTTATGTCTGGAGCAAGCGACAATGGAAGCGATCACAGCTCAAACTTGGGCAGTAGTCAGAGAAACCTACAAAGTAATACCTCAACTTCTCCCACGGCCAAAGGGTTTAGAGCTCCAAAACATTACAACTCCCCAATTGTCGTCATAAAACCAACTAAACTTCTTGGAAAAAACACCCCTCCAGCCTGCAACATCAGTTCAATTGACAACTTGCATGACTCGAGCAACCCTCGTACCAGAAACTCTGCAGAAAACAGAAACGTATCTGTTGAGAAGCGAGTGACGAAACATTTAAATCCAAGGAACACACAAGTTACAGATGCCTTCAATCGACACCATTCTTCTCAAgataaaaataatacgaaaacaACAAGATCTGCACAGAATTCAAAGATGACTCATAGTGACAGCGAAGAAAACAGTGCAAGCTCAGGAACCATGAGCCCTAGATTGCAACAAAGGAGGTTTGGGTTGGACAAACAGTCTGCTCCAGCAAGCCCTGATTCAAGCAGGACAAGAAGGCAATTGAGCAGGCAACCAATTGAATGCAGTAGCCCAGGTAGAAAATGCAGACCAAAGCCTTCCAATATGCAGCGAGATAACAATCAATTATGTGGCACCAGGACCTACAGCAGAGACTTGTGCTACCAAGACAACAGCATCTCTCTTCAATCTGAAAGTAGTATCAGCTTGGCCTCAGATGTAGACAATGAAGTCACGAGCATCATGCGAGCTGATAAGATAAGCAGCATCTACTGCGAGCGCAATGGCCTAAAACCAAAA AACCCAACTGTTGGGTTCACTGTAAACAGGACAATGACAGAAACTGGGAAAGCTACCTCAGAACAACCAAGCCCTGTCTCTGTTCTTGATGCATTCTACAGAGATGAGTCGCCATCCCCAGTGAAGAAGAAGTCAAATGCCTTTAAAG ATGATGAGACACCATGCCCTAATGAAGTGGATTGGGAGCTGatggatatatatcagccatccAACGGCAGAAAATCTAATCTCAGCTCGGAAGTTGATTATAAAACACTAGCATACATCTGGGCTCAAACTACACAGGAGATGAACTGCACTGACCTGGAGCAAATCATTGCCAATAATGCAGTTATCTGTGATAGCACGAATCCAGACCACATATACATTTCTGATATATTGTCAGCGTCAAATCTCTTCAGAAAATTTGAGTCAGACTGGATGGACATTCAATTCTACTCATCATACCAACTGATCAACCCCAACATGTTCTTTGCATTGGAACAACTCACGGCTAGAACACAGCTTTCACACAATGAACACAGAAATGAAAAGAGTCAACTGCAGAAAAATGATAAAAAAGTTAACAGAAAACTAGTATTTGATGTTGTCAATGAGATTCTAGTTAACAAATTTGTGGAGACAAATTTATTTATGCAGTGGCTTTCACCAGACAAAGTGAAATGGAAAAGGCCAAATGGGCAGCAACTTCTTAAGGACTTGTGCTCGGAGATTGACCAGCTTCAGGGCAACAGCTCAAGCAGTAGTCTGGATGAAAATGGCTTGGGAAGCATCATATGTGAAGATATGACGCAATGGCCTATGAATTTGTCAGACTATGGCAGAGAAATACCAGCGGTGGTGTTGGATGTAGAGAGGTTGATcttcaaggatttgatcaatgaagTTCTGAGTGACAAAGCAGCAATTATGCCATGCCGATCTGGTGGACATTGCAGGCAACTGTTTCCCAAGTAG
- the LOC133817876 gene encoding transcription initiation factor TFIID subunit 8 gives MSDGGGENGRERTQSRKSGGADDFARAIAKVAVAQICESEGFQAFQSSALETLSDIALRYIQSIGKSAHLYANLAGRTECNVFDIIQGLEDLGSVQGFSGASFVGHSLSSSGVVREIVQYVDESDHIPFAYTIPEFPVVKERKLTPSFLQTGEEPPEEHIPPWLPVFPEPHTYAQLPIPDEKAVEPMVRMELQKHRKVDQTLMNLHQQMVSNGSEGPSSVYPGDPDKVKQAEESNPFLAAPLEFGEKEVSGLVLPAKLSDKGTMTNLVVDNHVMDNRIAVLETFAPAIEAMKESSFDTEEQKGVLLNRRPTVRFKIGIGKKSLGNLIHSSLENESSEKISPWFEGESEKDEKKRRAGEILKESMENSQGLAQL, from the coding sequence ATGAGCGATGGAGGTGGTGAGAATGGAAGAGAACGTACACAATCGAGAAAGTCAGGTGGTGCCGATGATTTTGCTAGGGCAATTGCGAAAGTTGCAGTAGCGCAAATATGTGAGAGTGAGGGATTTCAGGCTTTCCAGAGCTCTGCTCTTGAGACACTCTCTGACATTGCTCTTAGGTATATACAGAGCATTGGGAAGAGTGCACATTTATATGCTAATTTAGCTGGCAGAACGGAGTGTAACGTTTTTGATATTATTCAAGGATTGGAGGATTTGGGTTCTGTGCAAGGGTTTTCTGGTGCTTCATTTGTTGGCCATAGTCTTTCGAGCTCAGGTGTAGTTAGAGAAATTGTTCAGTACGTGGATGAATCTGATCATATACCTTTTGCCTACACTATTCCGGAATTTCCAGTTGTTAAGGAGAGGAAGCTGACGCCTAGTTTTCTGCAAACTGGGGAAGAGCCTCCTGAAGAGCACATTCCTCCTTGGTTGCCTGTGTTCCCTGAACCACATACTTATGCCCAATTGCCAATACCAGATGAGAAAGCTGTAGAGCCTATGGTCAGAATGGAACTGCAGAAACATCGAAAGGTTGACCAGACTCTCATGAATTTGCATCAACAAATGGTTTCCAATGGCTCGGAGGGTCCCTCCTCTGTATACCCTGGAGATCCTGATAAGGTGAAACAAGCGGAAGAGAGTAACCCATTTCTTGCTGCACCGCTTGAATTTGGGGAGAAAGAAGTATCAGGTCTTGTTCTCCCTGCTAAGCTTTCAGATAAAGGGACCATGACGAATCTTGTTGTGGACAACCATGTCATGGATAACCGTATTGCTGTGCTGGAAACTTTTGCTCCAGCTATTGAAGCGATGAAGGAGAGTTCATTTGATACTGAGGAACAGAAAGGGGTTCTTTTGAACAGGAGGCCTACTGTGCGATTTAAGATTGGAATTGGGAAAAAATCCTTGGGTAACTTGATACATTCAAGTCTAGAGAATGAAAGTTCTGAGAAGATTTCACCCTGGTTTGAGGGAGAAAGTGAGAAGGATGAGAAGAAAAGGAGGGCTGGGGAAATTTTGAAGGAATCCATGGAAAACTCACAGGGGCTGGCTCAGTTGTAA
- the LOC133814310 gene encoding uncharacterized protein LOC133814310 produces the protein MDSPNSLNPYNNMSLEDIIIAECTDDHDDQYFKVLMDGGSSTRQGKKRAHIDRGHVEGHQLGRRELSPLQKCTAAMRMLAYGSLADYVDEYVRIGETTAIECLVNFVRGVDDIFGTEYLRRPNAGDIHRLLQMGEAHGFPGMLGSIDCMHWEWKNCPVAWKVQFTRGDHGRPTIMLEVVASQDLWIWHAFFGVPGSNNDLNVLNQSPLFIDILQGQAPKVEFTINDTEYNKGYYLADGIYPKWGTFVKTIPPPQGEKIKLFARCQEAVCKDVERAFRVHEPISDFLIMLQRNVETRDETFIAIFRRTW, from the exons ATGGATTCGCCAAATTCTCTAAATCCATACAACAACATGAGTCTAGAGGATATCATAATTGCAGAGTGTACTGACGATCATGATGATCAATATTTCAAAGTGCTCATGGATGGGGGTAGCTCAACAAGACAAGGAAAAAAGAGAGCCCACATTGATAGGGGTCATGTAGAAGGACACCAAC TCGGTAGAAGGGAACTTTCGCCATTACAGAAGTGCACCGCTGCTATGCGAATGTTGGCATATGGATCACTTGCCGattatgttgatgagtatgttcgaATTGGTGAAACCACTGCTATTGAATGTCTAGTCAATTTCGTTCGGGGAGTGGATGATATTTTTGGGACCGAATATTTAAGACGGCCCAATGCTGGGGACATTCATCGCTTACTTCAAATGGGGGAGGCGCATGGTTTTCCAGGCATGTTGGGAAGCATTGATTGTATGCACTGGGAATGGAAAAATTGCCCAGTTGCATGGAAAGTCCAATTCACGCGAGGTGATCACGGCAGACCAACAATCATGCTCGAAGTAGTTGCGTCACAAGATCTTTGGATATGGCATGCATTTTTTGGTGTTCCAGGATCCAATAATGATCTCAATGTGTTGAATCAATCCCCATTATTCATTGATATCTTACAAGGGCAAGCTCCGAAAGTTGAGTTTACGATAAATGACACAGAATACAACAAGGGGTACTATCTAGCAGATGGTATCTATCCAAAGTGGGGTACATTTGTTAAAACTATCCCACCGCCTCaaggagagaaaataaaattatttgcCCGATGCCAAGAAGCGGTATGCAAAGATGTTGAGCGAGCATTCAGAGTACATGAACCTATTTCTGACTTCCTGATAATGCTTCAAAGAAATGTTGAAACTCGTGATGAAACATTCATCGCAATCTTCAGGCGGACTTGGTAG
- the LOC133814311 gene encoding glutathione S-transferase T3-like, translating into MEKSSIDLNRETSSTSVSETQPEHDVEGLENVVLHNEDESRPKGKVKLSKKVTILLISGWLNTSKDAIVRNDQTSTHFWARIAEYYNTNQKGEQARTRRQCKDHWNKMNQKVARFNGCYKRVQQAHHSGWSDEQILENAHQLYKSENSNSNFQLVDCWRLLKDELEWNTMYQPKGGKRTKVSESGTFTSSSNADISDDEISELKASALEKLVAIKEKEAKDNRMTKYMDYLIVDTSHMTLNKRS; encoded by the exons ATGGAAAAGTCTAGTATTGATTTGAATCGTGAAACATCATCGACATCTGTCTCTGAAACCCAACCTGAACATGATGTTGAAGGGTTGGAAAATGTAGTTCTACACAATGAAGATGAATCAAGGCCTAAAGGTAAAGTCAAATTGAGCAAGAAAGTCACTATACTTCTAATAAGTGGATGGCTTAATACATCTAAGGATGCCATTGTGAGGAATGACCAAACTTCTACACATTTCTGGGCTCGGATTGCAGAATACTACAACACCAACCAAAAAGGCGAGCAAGCAAGAACTAGAAGGCAATGCAAAGATCATTGGAACAAGATGAATCAAAAGGTGGCACGTTTCAATGGGTGTTATAAACGAGTACAACAAGCACATCACAGTGGTTGGTCTGATGAGCAAATTCTTGAGAATGCACATCAATTGTACAAATCTGAAAATAGCAACTCAAATTTTCAGCTTGTGGATTGTTGGAGATTGCTAAAGGATGAGTTGGAATGGAATACAATGTACCAACCAAAAGGTGGTAAGAGAACAAAGGTGTCAGAATCAGGGACatttacttcttcttccaatgcagaTATCAGTGATGATGAA ATTAGTGAACTGAAAGCATCTGCATTGGAGAAATTGGTGGCGATAAAGGAGAAAGAGGCTAAAGATAATAGGATGACAAAATACATGGATTATCTCATCGTGGACACGTCACATATGACTCTGAACAAAAGATCATGA